One region of Permianibacter fluminis genomic DNA includes:
- a CDS encoding glutathione S-transferase family protein, producing the protein MTKPTRPISLYRHPLSGHSHRVELMLSLLQLPTELKDVDLMKGAHKQAEFLAMNRFGQVPVIDDAGVVLADSNAILVYLARRYGNDSWLPRDAIGEAGVQRWLSVAAGQIAFGPAAARLITVFGAKLNADEVIARAHAVLKVMNDELAHQPFLIGASPTIADVAVYTYVAHAPEGNVDLADYANVRAWLQRIEALPGFVGMKKTAAGLAA; encoded by the coding sequence ATGACCAAACCGACTCGCCCCATTTCGTTGTACCGCCACCCGCTGTCCGGACATTCCCATCGCGTTGAACTGATGCTGTCGCTGCTCCAGCTGCCGACCGAGCTGAAAGACGTGGACTTGATGAAGGGCGCGCACAAGCAAGCCGAGTTTCTCGCCATGAATCGCTTTGGCCAAGTGCCGGTGATCGATGATGCCGGCGTCGTGCTGGCCGATTCCAACGCCATTCTGGTGTACCTGGCTCGCCGTTATGGCAATGACAGCTGGTTGCCGCGTGATGCCATTGGCGAAGCGGGCGTTCAGCGCTGGCTGTCGGTCGCCGCGGGTCAAATCGCGTTTGGTCCGGCTGCGGCTCGCCTCATCACCGTATTTGGTGCCAAGTTGAATGCCGACGAAGTGATCGCCCGTGCTCACGCCGTATTGAAAGTCATGAACGACGAGCTCGCGCATCAGCCGTTCCTGATCGGAGCATCGCCGACCATCGCCGACGTTGCCGTCTATACCTATGTTGCGCATGCCCCGGAAGGCAATGTTGACTTGGCAGACTACGCCAATGTTCGGGCGTGGTTGCAACGGATCGAAGCGCTGCCGGGCTTTGTCGGCATGAAGAAAACGGCCGCAGGTTTGGCTGCGTAA
- the grxC gene encoding glutaredoxin 3 — MSKIDMYSSGHCPYCKQAEQLLARKGVKTLNKISIDENPEQKNAMIELTGRRTVPQIFIGGTHVGGYDDLVKLDRAGGLDALLAD; from the coding sequence ATGAGCAAAATTGACATGTACAGTTCGGGGCACTGCCCATACTGCAAGCAAGCCGAGCAGTTGCTGGCCCGGAAAGGCGTGAAAACGCTGAACAAAATCAGCATTGACGAAAATCCGGAGCAGAAGAACGCAATGATCGAACTGACCGGCCGCCGTACTGTGCCGCAGATATTTATCGGCGGTACCCATGTTGGCGGGTATGACGATTTGGTCAAGCTGGATCGGGCAGGGGGCTTGGATGCCTTGCTGGCCGACTGA
- a CDS encoding HvfC/BufC N-terminal domain-containing protein yields the protein MRLAELQAAFQAHMLSGSDAILPHIQSTPTLDNTARMAIYRNAYYARLRQVLQVDFPAVTTWLADDAAPVFEAYIAQHPSQSFTLRFFGQSFAEFLTQQEVCQRQPWLPDLARFEWAFCDAFDAPDYPLVGLADMAQVPPEQWPTLRLAWHPSVQCLASRFNIAALWRKPKLETGEAISETIPETIPETIFEATPEAIPDAATQPLPTEICCLIWRGHDLSSHFRSLAADEALALQLMKRGGNFAELCEAILPFHDAETVAFRAAALLKTWLQDGLLTELQVGN from the coding sequence ATGAGACTGGCCGAGCTGCAAGCGGCGTTTCAGGCGCATATGTTGAGTGGTAGCGATGCGATACTGCCGCATATTCAAAGCACGCCAACGCTCGACAATACCGCCCGCATGGCGATTTATCGCAATGCCTATTACGCCCGTTTGCGCCAGGTCTTGCAGGTGGATTTTCCGGCAGTGACGACCTGGCTGGCGGATGACGCGGCGCCGGTGTTTGAAGCCTATATTGCCCAACACCCATCACAATCGTTCACGCTGCGTTTTTTCGGCCAGTCGTTTGCCGAGTTTTTGACTCAACAAGAGGTTTGTCAACGGCAGCCATGGCTGCCGGATCTGGCGCGGTTTGAATGGGCGTTCTGCGATGCGTTTGATGCGCCGGATTACCCGCTGGTGGGTCTTGCCGACATGGCGCAAGTGCCGCCGGAGCAATGGCCGACGTTGCGCTTGGCCTGGCACCCGTCAGTGCAGTGCCTGGCCAGCCGGTTCAACATTGCCGCCTTGTGGCGCAAACCCAAGCTGGAAACTGGCGAGGCGATTTCCGAAACTATTCCCGAAACCATTCCCGAGACCATTTTCGAAGCAACTCCCGAGGCAATTCCTGACGCGGCGACACAGCCGTTGCCGACCGAGATTTGCTGCCTGATTTGGCGCGGCCATGATCTCAGCAGCCATTTTCGCAGCCTGGCGGCCGACGAAGCGCTGGCGCTGCAACTGATGAAACGCGGTGGCAATTTTGCCGAACTGTGTGAAGCCATCTTGCCGTTCCATGATGCCGAGACCGTGGCATTCCGTGCCGCCGCTTTGCTCAAGACCTGGTTGCAAGATGGTTTGCTGACTGAGCTGCAGGTGGGAAATTAA
- the merT gene encoding mercuric ion transporter MerT — MPKHGPGRGALAVGGVAAILASSCCLGPLVLVTLGFSGAWIGNLAVLEPYRPYLLAVAVVAMAFAWRRIFRPATTCAPGDICATPPMRARYRFLFWVVALLVVIAFGYPYLAPLFY, encoded by the coding sequence ATGCCGAAACATGGCCCCGGACGTGGCGCTTTAGCCGTTGGTGGCGTGGCTGCCATCCTGGCCTCCAGTTGCTGTCTGGGACCGCTGGTGCTGGTTACGCTCGGATTCAGCGGCGCCTGGATCGGCAACTTGGCAGTGTTGGAACCGTATCGACCCTATTTGCTGGCCGTTGCAGTGGTGGCGATGGCCTTCGCCTGGCGGCGCATTTTCAGACCAGCGACGACTTGCGCTCCCGGCGACATATGTGCCACACCACCGATGCGCGCTCGCTACCGGTTCCTATTCTGGGTTGTCGCACTGCTGGTAGTGATCGCCTTCGGTTACCCCTATCTCGCCCCACTTTTCTATTGA
- the bufB gene encoding MNIO family bufferin maturase has protein sequence MAESVPFYGYGLGLRPPYVDDILNGEHAIDWFEILTENYLVPGGKPLAVLSRIRQRYPVAMHGVSLSIGGSAPLNTDYLQKLKALADRIEPMWVSDHLCWTGHGGSNTHDLLPLPYTKAAAQHIAERIQHVQDVLGRRILIENVSSYAAFQQSEMTEWEFLSEVVTAADCWLLFDINNVYVSSVNHQFDPLDFIRGVPAARVKQFHLAGHSDYGDYLIDTHDHAICDPVWQLYREAWRTFGPVSTMIERDDEFPPFADLMAELQMARDIGESLRREAA, from the coding sequence ATGGCGGAATCGGTGCCTTTCTATGGTTACGGGCTGGGCCTGCGGCCACCGTATGTTGATGACATCCTGAATGGTGAGCACGCCATTGATTGGTTTGAAATCCTCACCGAAAACTATTTGGTGCCCGGCGGCAAACCCTTGGCAGTGTTGTCGCGGATACGGCAGCGCTATCCCGTCGCCATGCATGGCGTCTCATTGTCCATTGGTGGCAGCGCGCCGCTGAATACCGATTATTTGCAAAAACTGAAGGCCTTGGCCGACCGCATTGAGCCGATGTGGGTGTCGGACCATTTGTGCTGGACCGGGCATGGCGGCAGCAACACGCATGATCTGCTGCCCTTACCGTATACCAAGGCTGCGGCGCAGCACATCGCTGAGCGGATACAACACGTACAAGATGTCTTAGGCCGCCGCATTCTTATTGAAAATGTCTCCAGCTACGCAGCGTTTCAGCAGTCGGAGATGACCGAGTGGGAGTTTCTGAGCGAGGTAGTGACGGCAGCGGATTGCTGGTTGCTGTTCGACATCAACAATGTCTATGTCAGCAGCGTCAATCACCAATTTGATCCGCTGGATTTTATCCGTGGAGTGCCGGCAGCACGGGTCAAACAATTTCATTTGGCGGGCCACTCGGACTATGGCGACTATTTGATCGACACCCATGATCACGCCATTTGCGATCCGGTCTGGCAGTTGTATCGCGAAGCCTGGCGCACCTTTGGTCCGGTCAGTACCATGATTGAGCGTGACGACGAGTTTCCGCCGTTCGCCGACTTGATGGCCGAGCTGCAGATGGCCCGGGACATTGGTGAGTCATTGCGCCGGGAGGCAGCATGA
- a CDS encoding PhzF family phenazine biosynthesis protein, protein MHIQKFAAFSDGGVGGNPAGVVITDRFPAEQEMRRLAAQVGFSETVFAVAQDGAWRVRYFSPESEVPFCGHATIALGAALALAHGGGRFRLQLNQGEITVDGERQGELFAAALQSPGTHSRAATPELTEQVLKLFGYSADDLDLRIPPTVIHGGADHFVLALKRRDSLAAMRYALDAGRELMNAHGWITILLVYAESAQYFHSRNAFASGGVYEDPATGAATAAFAGYLRELGWPHGGAVELLQGEDMGARSRLHAAIPATPGSSIRVSGTARQLPD, encoded by the coding sequence ATGCACATCCAGAAATTTGCTGCGTTTTCCGATGGCGGTGTTGGCGGCAATCCCGCTGGCGTTGTGATTACGGACCGTTTTCCGGCGGAACAGGAGATGCGCCGGCTGGCGGCTCAGGTGGGCTTTTCGGAGACCGTGTTTGCTGTGGCGCAGGATGGTGCGTGGCGGGTCCGTTATTTTTCGCCGGAATCGGAAGTGCCGTTTTGTGGCCACGCGACCATTGCCTTGGGCGCAGCGCTGGCATTGGCACACGGCGGCGGCCGCTTTCGTTTGCAGCTGAATCAGGGCGAGATCACGGTTGATGGTGAGCGCCAAGGCGAGCTTTTTGCGGCGGCCTTGCAATCACCGGGCACCCATAGCCGCGCCGCAACTCCCGAGCTGACTGAGCAGGTGCTCAAGCTGTTTGGTTATTCTGCGGACGATCTGGATTTACGCATACCGCCCACTGTCATTCATGGCGGTGCTGATCACTTTGTTCTGGCGCTGAAACGCCGCGACAGCTTGGCCGCCATGCGCTACGCGCTGGACGCGGGCCGCGAGCTGATGAATGCGCACGGCTGGATCACCATTTTGTTGGTGTATGCAGAATCGGCTCAGTACTTTCACAGCCGCAATGCCTTTGCCTCGGGCGGTGTTTATGAGGACCCGGCTACCGGCGCCGCGACGGCCGCGTTTGCCGGCTATCTGCGTGAGCTCGGCTGGCCGCATGGCGGAGCCGTTGAATTGCTGCAAGGTGAAGACATGGGCGCCCGCTCACGGCTGCACGCCGCCATTCCGGCGACACCGGGTAGTTCGATCCGGGTTTCCGGCACCGCAAGACAATTGCCGGATTGA
- the bufA2 gene encoding BufA2 family periplasmic bufferin-type metallophore yields the protein MINKTSAAAFAIAAAGMFAVVPAVQASDKDMGVQCWGVNACKGHNDCKTDKNACKGHGECKGQGWVQEKSEKDCTDKGGKVMMKKEEKKN from the coding sequence ATGATCAACAAGACCAGTGCTGCAGCATTTGCCATCGCCGCTGCCGGCATGTTCGCCGTTGTTCCGGCCGTTCAGGCCAGCGACAAGGACATGGGCGTTCAGTGTTGGGGCGTCAATGCCTGCAAAGGCCACAATGACTGCAAGACCGACAAAAATGCCTGCAAAGGCCATGGTGAGTGCAAAGGCCAGGGTTGGGTCCAGGAAAAGTCGGAAAAAGACTGCACCGACAAGGGCGGCAAAGTCATGATGAAGAAAGAAGAAAAGAAAAACTGA
- a CDS encoding BCAM0308 family protein, with product MDKMHLSQKDKLFKADLQDPYRAAMHNKGPAYCGDCGASYQAGRWSWQKLAEADAAARISCPACRRKADNAPAGTLTLSGPFVLSHHQDIVNVINHVEQAEKSQHPLERLMRISPSSDGLQVTTTGVHLANRIGHALESAFGGKASYHHDDQRRHVAVRWSR from the coding sequence ATGGATAAAATGCACCTGAGTCAAAAGGACAAACTGTTCAAGGCCGATCTGCAGGACCCGTATCGGGCAGCGATGCACAATAAAGGGCCAGCGTATTGTGGTGATTGCGGTGCCAGCTATCAGGCCGGCCGCTGGTCATGGCAGAAGTTGGCTGAAGCCGATGCGGCTGCTCGAATCAGTTGCCCGGCCTGTCGACGCAAAGCCGACAATGCTCCGGCCGGTACGCTGACACTATCGGGGCCGTTTGTGCTGAGTCACCACCAAGACATCGTCAATGTGATCAACCACGTTGAGCAAGCCGAAAAATCGCAGCACCCGCTGGAGCGCCTGATGCGGATCAGTCCGTCCAGCGACGGCTTGCAGGTGACCACGACCGGCGTACACCTTGCCAACCGCATCGGTCACGCGCTGGAATCGGCGTTCGGTGGCAAGGCCAGCTATCACCACGACGATCAGCGCCGGCATGTAGCCGTGCGCTGGTCACGATAA
- the merP gene encoding mercury resistance system periplasmic binding protein MerP, with translation MKRWLIAIMALSSAAAVTNPVYAASQTVTLSVPSMTCVTCPITVKKALNKVDGVLTATVSWEPKEAVVKYDDSKTTIEALIKATADVGYPSTLKAPQQ, from the coding sequence ATGAAACGTTGGTTGATTGCCATCATGGCTCTCAGTTCGGCCGCAGCCGTGACGAACCCGGTCTATGCCGCCAGCCAAACCGTCACGCTGTCGGTACCAAGCATGACCTGTGTCACTTGCCCTATTACGGTCAAGAAAGCCCTCAACAAGGTGGACGGTGTGCTGACCGCTACGGTTAGCTGGGAGCCCAAGGAGGCGGTGGTGAAATATGACGACAGCAAAACCACTATCGAGGCGCTGATCAAAGCTACGGCCGACGTCGGTTACCCCTCAACGCTCAAAGCGCCACAGCAATGA
- a CDS encoding carboxymuconolactone decarboxylase family protein, with protein MCGLSARIGSIFIAGSVATMMSISTFPPPQAPSTPSTPFSSREAARSHPEPSGTALSVLLSQSSVAAELFARWQHNQYAWVLPLATRRRLAVALAAFYGCSRSVAAHRLRASACGLTGAELDANQQGSSQDARAERALEFALAIAARRGCVEPAQWQRIHKAGFAEAELIEIIALVGANLLEHYLGASLHPEASQLHQKSQHPGMP; from the coding sequence TTGTGCGGGCTTTCCGCCAGAATTGGCTCGATCTTTATTGCAGGTTCAGTAGCAACAATGATGTCTATTTCTACGTTTCCGCCGCCTCAGGCGCCGTCTACTCCGTCCACGCCGTTTAGCTCGCGTGAAGCGGCGCGGTCTCATCCTGAGCCAAGCGGCACGGCACTGTCGGTGCTGTTGTCACAATCCAGTGTTGCGGCGGAGCTGTTTGCGCGCTGGCAGCACAACCAATATGCCTGGGTGCTGCCCTTGGCGACGCGCCGCCGGTTGGCCGTTGCCTTGGCCGCATTTTATGGTTGCTCTCGCAGTGTGGCGGCGCACCGACTGCGTGCCAGTGCCTGTGGTTTGACGGGCGCCGAACTGGATGCCAACCAGCAGGGCAGCTCACAAGATGCGCGCGCCGAACGGGCATTGGAGTTTGCACTGGCCATCGCGGCCAGACGCGGCTGCGTCGAGCCCGCGCAATGGCAGCGCATACACAAGGCAGGTTTTGCCGAGGCAGAACTGATTGAAATCATCGCGCTGGTCGGTGCAAACCTGCTCGAACACTATCTGGGCGCATCACTGCATCCTGAAGCATCCCAGCTTCACCAAAAGTCACAACATCCCGGAATGCCATAA
- a CDS encoding nuclear transport factor 2 family protein, producing MTEIAIKPPLPPFNEETAVQKARMAEDAWNRQDPERIALAYSEASVWRNRNEFLSGRAAIVEFLNRKWQRELDYRLIKEVWAFRGNRIAARFAYEWHDHEGRWFRSYGNENWLFDEQGLMVQRHASINDLAIAEHERLFHWPSGVRPSSHPGLTELGL from the coding sequence ATGACAGAAATCGCAATCAAGCCGCCATTGCCACCGTTCAATGAAGAAACCGCCGTGCAAAAGGCGCGCATGGCAGAAGATGCCTGGAACAGACAAGATCCGGAGCGGATTGCGCTGGCCTACAGTGAAGCCAGCGTCTGGCGTAACCGCAACGAGTTCCTGTCTGGACGCGCCGCCATCGTGGAATTTTTGAATCGGAAATGGCAGCGCGAGTTGGATTATCGCTTGATAAAGGAAGTGTGGGCATTTCGTGGCAACCGGATCGCAGCGCGGTTTGCTTACGAATGGCACGACCATGAAGGCCGTTGGTTTCGTTCGTACGGCAATGAAAACTGGTTGTTCGACGAGCAAGGTCTCATGGTGCAGCGGCACGCCAGCATCAATGATCTTGCCATTGCGGAGCACGAGCGGCTGTTTCACTGGCCGAGCGGCGTCAGGCCATCATCGCATCCGGGCTTGACTGAATTGGGGCTGTGA
- a CDS encoding HD-GYP domain-containing protein gives MQQTLSQYREALLASLLVSAWMVEARDPYTGGHLWRVARLSHALSIAAGDAPAEASRISIAGFLHDIGKIGIPDAVLRKPDKLTDEEFAIIKTHPRVGNRMLTGHPLAPLVEYAVHFHHEMPNGKGYPQGLHGDAIPRDGRLVGICDAFDAMTSTRPYRVGMPIEKALDIIERNLGEQFDRTLGELFIAIGRGGQLHHIVGHTDEGIPLGMCPSCGPILVQHRDTHAGDHTACPACAGEFVWQKKGNALAPVATGRKAVVMANEQAPDNAVIHALVQQWAASQSA, from the coding sequence ATGCAACAGACGCTGAGTCAGTACCGTGAGGCGCTGCTGGCCAGCTTGCTGGTCAGTGCCTGGATGGTGGAGGCGCGTGATCCGTACACCGGCGGTCACCTCTGGCGGGTGGCTCGCCTGTCACATGCTTTGTCGATCGCTGCTGGTGATGCGCCCGCAGAAGCCAGTCGCATCAGCATTGCCGGGTTTTTGCACGACATCGGCAAAATCGGCATTCCCGATGCTGTTTTGCGCAAGCCAGACAAATTGACTGACGAAGAGTTTGCCATCATCAAAACGCATCCGCGGGTTGGCAATCGCATGTTGACCGGGCATCCGCTGGCGCCGCTGGTGGAATATGCCGTGCATTTCCATCACGAAATGCCAAACGGAAAGGGCTATCCGCAAGGTTTGCATGGCGACGCCATTCCGCGCGACGGCCGTTTGGTCGGTATCTGTGATGCTTTCGACGCCATGACCAGCACGCGCCCCTATCGGGTCGGTATGCCAATTGAAAAAGCCCTGGACATCATTGAACGCAATTTAGGGGAACAATTCGATCGAACGCTGGGCGAATTGTTTATTGCCATCGGTCGAGGCGGGCAGCTGCACCACATTGTCGGCCACACCGATGAAGGCATTCCGCTCGGCATGTGTCCGTCCTGTGGGCCGATTCTGGTGCAGCACCGCGATACCCATGCCGGTGATCACACGGCCTGTCCGGCCTGTGCCGGAGAGTTTGTCTGGCAGAAAAAAGGCAATGCGCTGGCGCCAGTCGCAACCGGTCGAAAGGCCGTTGTCATGGCCAATGAACAAGCACCGGACAATGCCGTCATTCACGCTCTGGTGCAGCAGTGGGCGGCCAGTCAATCAGCGTGA
- a CDS encoding type 2 periplasmic-binding domain-containing protein produces MPRCAPYLIPVCCALLLQWLPLPALADPKLVIYPGDAPRYAEYIELLRTALDRTSTDYGPYVLKPADQDMNEARFLVEARSGTLINVVWSATSIEKEKTLLPVRIPLEKGLLGYRIGLIRAGSQARFDQVKTAQDLLPFEFGLGPGWGDIDVYQAAGFKVQLAPYEELFAMTAFGRFDYFSRGVNEVFAEFDVRQSQTPNLEIEQGILLHYPYPFYFFVTPTDPKLAERIERGLQRMLADGSFDLIFHKYNNAAIKRANFSKRRLIELPNRNLPPQTPLRDARLWYRPR; encoded by the coding sequence ATGCCGCGATGCGCGCCATACCTCATCCCAGTCTGCTGCGCATTGCTGCTGCAGTGGCTGCCGTTGCCGGCGCTGGCTGATCCCAAGCTGGTCATCTATCCCGGCGATGCCCCGCGGTATGCCGAGTACATCGAGCTGCTGCGCACGGCGCTGGACCGCACGTCGACAGACTACGGACCGTATGTTCTGAAACCGGCCGATCAGGACATGAACGAAGCCCGGTTTCTGGTTGAAGCGCGTTCCGGGACGTTAATCAACGTGGTCTGGAGCGCCACCTCAATCGAAAAGGAAAAAACGCTGTTGCCGGTACGCATACCGCTGGAAAAAGGTTTGCTGGGCTATCGCATTGGCCTGATTCGGGCTGGCAGCCAGGCGCGGTTTGACCAAGTCAAGACAGCTCAGGATCTGTTGCCATTCGAGTTCGGTCTGGGACCCGGCTGGGGTGACATCGACGTTTACCAAGCCGCCGGATTCAAGGTCCAGCTGGCGCCATACGAAGAATTGTTTGCCATGACGGCATTTGGCCGCTTTGATTATTTTTCACGCGGCGTCAACGAAGTGTTTGCCGAATTTGATGTTCGCCAGTCGCAAACACCCAACTTGGAGATCGAGCAGGGCATATTGCTGCACTACCCCTACCCCTTTTATTTCTTTGTCACGCCGACCGACCCGAAACTTGCCGAGCGCATCGAGCGCGGCTTGCAACGCATGCTGGCGGACGGCAGCTTTGACCTCATCTTTCACAAATACAATAACGCCGCCATCAAGCGCGCCAACTTCAGCAAGCGACGGCTGATTGAGTTGCCAAATCGCAATCTGCCACCGCAAACGCCGCTCAGGGACGCCAGGCTTTGGTACCGACCGAGATAG
- the merR gene encoding Hg(II)-responsive transcriptional regulator has protein sequence MREPTESLTIGALAKAAEVGVETIRFYQRKALLPEPDRPVRGIRRYSGVEVERVRFIKSAQRLGFSLDEVAELLRLEEGTHCEEARQLAERKLDNVRRKLADLTRLASVLVTLINQCGSAGAQVKCPLIASLHQGEHA, from the coding sequence ATGCGGGAGCCTACAGAAAGCCTGACCATCGGCGCGCTGGCGAAAGCCGCCGAGGTTGGTGTCGAAACCATCCGCTTCTATCAACGCAAAGCACTATTGCCCGAACCGGACAGGCCGGTGCGTGGCATTCGGCGCTACAGTGGAGTCGAGGTCGAGCGGGTGCGTTTTATCAAGTCGGCGCAGCGGCTCGGTTTCAGTCTCGACGAGGTTGCCGAATTGCTGCGGCTGGAAGAAGGTACCCACTGCGAGGAAGCTCGCCAGCTGGCCGAACGCAAGCTTGATAACGTGCGGCGCAAACTCGCCGATCTGACGCGGCTGGCTTCGGTATTGGTGACCTTGATCAATCAGTGTGGAAGCGCGGGGGCTCAGGTCAAGTGTCCGCTGATTGCGTCGCTACATCAGGGTGAACACGCCTGA
- a CDS encoding 2Fe-2S iron-sulfur cluster-binding protein: MSHSSPWHAGERELQQRVGVADRMEVFGRKVIRDYMPDQHRDFYRQLPFLVVAAVDRQGDPWVTLLEAAPGFAHSPEPRQLQIDAMPGLGDPVRDCLATGDAIGVLGIELHSRRRNRVNGLVSAHTEHGFQLAVGHAFGNCPQYIQRRQFHFAHDPSAAYRGNIESLTSLDKDAHALIQQADTFFIASYVDVSAAGADASVVQRQVDASHRGGKPGFVRIDGDVLTIPDFAGNLHFNTLGNLQSNPRAGLVFVDFLTGDMLQLTGRTELIFDGPEVTSFQGAERLWRFRIQRIVRRRAALALRWSTPEFSPNSLMTGSWEEAQARQQAYALRHDWRPYRVAKIVSESQSIKSFYLEPDDGAGLAVFAAGQHLPVRLVLTADSAPVIRTYTLSAAPSDGFYRISVKQDGAFSRHLHEQIRVGDRIEARAPQGGFTVVADERRPLVLLAGGVGITPLLAMLRHVVYEGLRIRRVRKTFLFYAARSIAERAFNDELLSLIQQAGGAVEAIRVISAPEPTAQPEVDYEVQGRIDISLLKAALPFDDYDFYLCGPGGFTQSLYDGLRAMQIPDLRIHAEQFGPSTLQRSAPENIAVPEQRQRPAAEKAMPVLFVNSGKEARWQPGAGSLLELAESRGLTPEFSCRGGSCGTCKTRIVAGQVHHTVTPGVELAPDEALICCAVPAAMEEGSSATVVLEM; the protein is encoded by the coding sequence ATGAGCCACAGCTCTCCCTGGCATGCCGGTGAACGCGAGTTGCAGCAGCGAGTCGGTGTTGCCGATCGCATGGAAGTGTTTGGCCGCAAAGTCATTCGCGACTACATGCCGGATCAGCATCGGGATTTTTACCGCCAATTGCCGTTTCTGGTCGTGGCGGCTGTCGATCGGCAAGGTGACCCCTGGGTAACGTTGCTGGAGGCGGCGCCCGGTTTTGCTCACTCACCAGAGCCCCGGCAATTGCAGATTGATGCCATGCCAGGTCTTGGTGATCCGGTTCGCGATTGTCTGGCAACCGGTGACGCTATCGGCGTGCTCGGTATCGAGTTGCACAGTCGACGGCGCAATCGGGTCAATGGCCTGGTGTCGGCCCACACGGAACATGGTTTCCAGTTGGCCGTCGGCCATGCCTTTGGCAACTGTCCGCAGTATATTCAGCGTCGTCAGTTCCATTTTGCCCATGATCCATCGGCAGCCTATCGCGGCAATATTGAGTCGTTGACATCACTCGATAAAGACGCTCATGCGCTGATACAGCAAGCAGATACCTTTTTCATTGCCAGCTACGTCGATGTCAGCGCCGCAGGTGCTGATGCTTCGGTCGTACAACGACAAGTCGATGCTTCGCATCGTGGCGGCAAGCCGGGCTTTGTCCGCATCGATGGCGATGTTCTGACCATTCCGGATTTTGCCGGCAACCTGCATTTCAATACCCTGGGCAATCTGCAGAGCAATCCGCGGGCAGGGTTGGTGTTTGTGGATTTTCTGACCGGTGACATGCTGCAACTGACTGGCCGCACGGAACTGATTTTCGATGGCCCCGAAGTGACGAGCTTTCAAGGTGCCGAGCGGTTGTGGCGATTCCGGATTCAGCGCATCGTTCGCCGCCGCGCAGCGTTGGCACTGCGCTGGTCCACGCCGGAGTTTTCGCCCAATTCCCTGATGACTGGCTCGTGGGAAGAAGCGCAGGCCAGGCAGCAGGCATATGCCCTGCGGCACGACTGGCGACCCTACCGCGTAGCGAAGATTGTCAGCGAAAGTCAGAGCATCAAATCGTTTTACCTGGAACCGGATGATGGTGCCGGCTTGGCCGTGTTCGCTGCCGGTCAGCATTTGCCAGTGCGCTTGGTGCTCACGGCGGACAGCGCGCCGGTGATTCGCACCTACACGCTGTCGGCCGCGCCGTCTGACGGCTTTTATCGGATCAGTGTCAAGCAGGACGGGGCGTTCTCCCGCCATTTGCACGAGCAGATTCGGGTTGGCGATCGCATTGAGGCACGTGCGCCGCAGGGCGGTTTCACGGTGGTTGCGGACGAACGGCGGCCGTTGGTGTTGCTGGCCGGTGGTGTTGGCATTACTCCGTTGCTCGCCATGTTGCGCCACGTGGTCTATGAAGGCCTGCGTATCCGCAGGGTCCGAAAAACGTTTCTTTTCTATGCGGCACGCAGCATCGCTGAACGGGCATTCAATGACGAATTGCTGTCATTGATACAACAAGCTGGCGGCGCAGTGGAAGCCATTCGGGTGATCAGTGCGCCCGAGCCGACCGCGCAACCAGAAGTGGATTATGAAGTGCAGGGCCGCATTGACATCAGCTTGCTGAAGGCGGCGCTGCCGTTTGATGATTATGATTTTTATCTGTGTGGCCCCGGCGGCTTTACTCAGAGTCTGTACGACGGACTGCGTGCCATGCAGATTCCGGATTTGCGCATACACGCAGAGCAGTTCGGCCCTTCCACCTTGCAACGTAGCGCACCAGAAAACATCGCCGTGCCTGAACAACGTCAGCGGCCTGCTGCCGAAAAAGCCATGCCGGTGCTATTCGTCAATTCCGGCAAGGAGGCGCGCTGGCAACCGGGCGCTGGCAGTCTGCTCGAATTGGCGGAGTCACGTGGCTTGACGCCTGAGTTCAGTTGTCGAGGTGGCAGCTGCGGCACCTGCAAAACGCGCATTGTTGCGGGACAGGTGCATCACACCGTCACGCCGGGCGTGGAACTGGCGCCAGATGAAGCGCTGATTTGTTGCGCCGTGCCGGCCGCAATGGAAGAAGGGAGCTCAGCTACCGTGGTGCTTGAGATGTAG